A genome region from Chryseobacterium sp. G0186 includes the following:
- a CDS encoding DUF1772 domain-containing protein — MKMTTVVLILTAVLTALIAGLFYAYSCSVVLGLGKLSDAEYLKAMQHINREILNPVFFMSFMGTAILLPVATFLLRSEQPVFIFLLLATLAYLIGVFGVTVMGNVPMNDMLDQFDISNSTTEAIRKMREGFESRWNFLNNIRTVFSVISIALVICACVWNKNV, encoded by the coding sequence ATGAAAATGACAACAGTTGTATTAATTCTAACCGCTGTCCTTACGGCACTTATTGCTGGTCTTTTTTATGCCTACTCATGCTCTGTAGTGCTTGGATTGGGGAAACTCTCTGACGCTGAATATCTAAAGGCCATGCAGCATATCAATCGGGAAATTCTTAACCCGGTGTTTTTTATGAGCTTCATGGGAACGGCAATTCTTCTGCCGGTAGCTACTTTTTTGTTGCGCAGTGAGCAACCGGTTTTTATTTTTCTTTTACTGGCGACATTGGCTTACCTGATAGGGGTCTTTGGAGTTACCGTAATGGGAAATGTCCCAATGAATGATATGCTGGACCAATTTGATATTTCCAATTCTACAACAGAGGCTATCAGGAAAATGAGAGAGGGCTTTGAAAGCAGATGGAACTTTCTGAACAATATAAGGACGGTTTTTTCTGTCATTAGTATTGCTTTGGTTATTTGTGCATGCGTTTGGAATAAGAATGTTTAA
- the rpe gene encoding ribulose-phosphate 3-epimerase, producing MKTKLIAPSLLSADFGNLQRDIEMLNRSQADWFHIDVMDGRFVPNISFGFPVMKTVQQHAKKFVDVHLMIVEPEKYVDEFINHGADLISVHYEACTHLHRTIHHIQSKGAKAGVVLNPSTPVLMLEDIIADVDLVLLMSVNPGFGGQKFIENTYKKIAETKDLILSNNSTALIQIDGGVNLDNASKLFEAGADVLVAGNAVFSTENPERTIELLKI from the coding sequence ATGAAAACGAAGCTTATTGCTCCATCCCTTTTATCCGCAGACTTTGGGAATCTGCAAAGAGACATTGAAATGTTAAACAGATCTCAGGCCGACTGGTTCCACATTGATGTAATGGACGGGAGATTTGTACCTAATATTTCATTTGGTTTCCCTGTGATGAAAACAGTTCAGCAGCATGCCAAAAAATTCGTGGATGTTCACCTGATGATTGTAGAGCCTGAGAAATATGTTGATGAATTTATCAATCATGGAGCAGATCTAATTTCTGTACATTATGAAGCATGTACCCACCTTCACAGAACCATTCACCATATTCAGAGTAAGGGAGCAAAAGCCGGGGTTGTTTTAAATCCATCTACTCCTGTTTTAATGCTTGAGGATATTATTGCTGATGTAGATTTGGTATTGCTAATGAGTGTGAATCCAGGATTCGGAGGACAGAAGTTTATTGAAAATACTTACAAAAAGATTGCTGAAACAAAGGATCTTATTTTAAGTAATAATTCAACAGCACTTATCCAAATAGACGGAGGAGTAAATCTTGACAATGCATCAAAACTTTTCGAAGCTGGTGCAGATGTTCTGGTAGCCGGAAATGCTGTATTCTCTACAGAAAACCCTGAAAGAACTATTGAGCTTTTGAAAATCTAA
- a CDS encoding M28 family peptidase, with product MKFEKKSLKFLEKYLNTSSPTGYEHKGQEVWMDYIRPYVDKIEVDHYGTCYGIINPEAEFKVVIEAHADEISWYVNYITDEGLIYVIRNGGSDQTIAPSKVVHIHGENGIVKGVFGWPAIHTRSNQDEPTPKIENIFIDCGATTKEEVEKMGIFVGCMITYPDEFFEMNDRYFVCRALDNRIGGFMIAEVARLLKENKKSIPFGLYITNSVQEEVGLYGADMIADTIKPNIAIVTDVTHDTTTPMIEKKKEGDQKCGAGPVVFFAPSVHHTIRELIIDTAKTKKIPYQRAAASRATGTDTDAFAHSNGGVPSALISLPLRYMHTTVEMVSKEDVGNVINLIYETILRIKPEMKLKYH from the coding sequence ATGAAATTTGAAAAGAAATCTTTGAAATTTTTAGAGAAATATTTAAACACTTCGTCTCCAACCGGTTATGAACACAAAGGACAGGAAGTTTGGATGGACTACATTAGACCTTATGTAGATAAAATTGAAGTTGACCATTATGGAACATGCTATGGAATCATAAATCCCGAAGCTGAATTTAAAGTAGTGATTGAAGCTCATGCTGATGAAATTTCATGGTATGTAAATTATATTACTGATGAAGGATTGATCTATGTCATCCGAAATGGAGGTTCAGATCAGACTATTGCACCATCAAAAGTAGTTCACATTCACGGAGAAAACGGAATTGTAAAGGGCGTATTCGGATGGCCGGCCATTCACACGAGATCCAATCAGGATGAACCTACTCCCAAAATTGAAAATATCTTCATCGACTGTGGGGCAACCACCAAAGAAGAGGTTGAAAAAATGGGAATCTTTGTAGGATGTATGATTACCTACCCGGACGAATTCTTTGAAATGAATGACAGATATTTTGTCTGCAGAGCATTGGATAACAGAATCGGAGGCTTTATGATTGCTGAAGTGGCAAGGCTTTTAAAAGAAAATAAAAAATCAATCCCGTTTGGACTTTATATTACCAATTCCGTACAGGAAGAAGTAGGACTTTATGGAGCAGACATGATTGCGGATACCATCAAACCAAATATTGCCATTGTAACTGATGTTACTCATGACACCACTACTCCAATGATCGAAAAGAAAAAGGAGGGAGATCAAAAATGTGGTGCAGGACCAGTGGTATTCTTCGCTCCAAGCGTTCACCATACCATCCGGGAGTTAATTATTGACACAGCTAAAACAAAAAAAATTCCTTACCAAAGGGCTGCAGCAAGCAGAGCTACAGGAACAGATACAGATGCTTTTGCGCATTCTAACGGCGGGGTACCAAGTGCTTTAATTTCCTTACCTTTGCGCTACATGCATACAACAGTGGAAATGGTATCCAAGGAAGATGTAGGAAACGTCATCAATCTTATCTATGAGACGATTCTGAGGATAAAACCGGAAATGAAACTGAAGTATCATTAA
- a CDS encoding DUF4294 domain-containing protein, giving the protein MNFSKIICLFIFFFGVSAFGQKDSVIAKPLNQYPSESLKVDEFGNKYYYDEQQKVKIYEVNGEPVVVMDELVLVNKPRFNNQLDKNYYYFLNKKLYRVYPLFVTALQQYRDIQVDMNDMDSKAKRKFVRERQNMLADQYEKQLRDLTTTEGQVFAKLMNRATGKNVYEIIRELRGGFSAFWWNLKGKMADIDLKERYNPHTNRTDEFVESLLQSNWNSGYLKPYPGASDFKVKK; this is encoded by the coding sequence ATGAATTTTAGCAAGATTATCTGTCTTTTTATCTTCTTTTTTGGAGTCAGTGCTTTTGGTCAAAAGGATTCTGTAATAGCAAAACCTCTCAACCAATATCCATCTGAATCTTTGAAAGTAGATGAGTTCGGCAATAAATATTATTACGACGAACAGCAGAAAGTGAAGATCTATGAAGTCAATGGAGAGCCTGTAGTGGTAATGGACGAATTGGTTTTAGTTAATAAGCCGAGATTTAATAATCAGCTGGATAAAAATTACTATTATTTTCTCAATAAGAAGTTGTACAGGGTATATCCGTTGTTTGTAACAGCTTTGCAACAATACAGAGATATTCAGGTAGACATGAATGACATGGATAGTAAGGCTAAGAGAAAGTTTGTAAGAGAAAGACAGAATATGCTTGCAGATCAGTATGAAAAGCAATTGAGAGATCTTACCACTACTGAGGGGCAGGTTTTTGCAAAGCTGATGAATAGGGCTACCGGTAAAAATGTATATGAAATCATTAGAGAACTTAGAGGCGGATTCAGTGCATTTTGGTGGAATCTGAAAGGTAAAATGGCTGATATTGATCTTAAGGAAAGATATAATCCGCATACAAACAGAACTGATGAGTTTGTGGAATCATTGCTTCAATCCAATTGGAATTCAGGTTACTTAAAACCTTACCCAGGGGCAAGCGATTTCAAGGTAAAGAAATAA
- a CDS encoding NUDIX domain-containing protein codes for MIDKINIRVYGCAVKDKKVLTLFEEYAGEPLVKFPGGGLEYGEGTLECLHREFDEELNVKIDIAEHFYTQEDFLVSRFRENEQLLTIYYIVHIVDEKEFLIMDPCIEKTEWMDIDRPDNPFPLPIDKIVFDKLKEKFL; via the coding sequence ATGATAGACAAGATCAACATTAGAGTGTATGGCTGTGCAGTGAAAGACAAAAAAGTTTTAACCCTATTTGAAGAATATGCCGGCGAACCTTTAGTGAAATTTCCCGGTGGTGGATTAGAATATGGAGAAGGAACACTGGAATGCCTGCATCGTGAATTTGATGAAGAGCTTAATGTAAAGATCGACATTGCAGAACACTTCTATACACAGGAAGACTTCTTGGTTTCCCGTTTCAGGGAGAACGAACAGCTTCTTACCATATATTATATCGTACATATTGTGGATGAAAAAGAGTTTCTTATTATGGACCCATGCATTGAAAAAACAGAATGGATGGATATAGACAGACCAGACAACCCATTCCCTCTTCCTATAGACAAAATTGTATTTGATAAATTAAAAGAAAAATTCCTGTAA
- the mnmD gene encoding tRNA (5-methylaminomethyl-2-thiouridine)(34)-methyltransferase MnmD → MKREIKTTNDGSKTLFINDLNENYHSHHGALQEAEHVFIKNGLNLINDCEINILELGFGTGLNVLVTINEYLKTDKNHVINYFSLEKYPINESEVKDLAYFELFDNPELKNIYQKIHLADWEKPVEIISGFNLKKIECDFFDLKNIDLPKINLVYFDCFGARVQPDLWEKPLFEMVSDKMAINGLLTTYSSKGSVRRILQELNFNVEKKQGPPGKREMINAVKL, encoded by the coding sequence TTGAAAAGAGAGATTAAGACCACAAACGACGGAAGTAAAACATTGTTTATCAATGATTTAAATGAAAATTACCATTCTCATCATGGAGCCCTTCAGGAAGCCGAACACGTGTTTATCAAAAATGGACTGAATTTAATAAATGATTGCGAAATTAATATTTTAGAACTAGGTTTTGGAACAGGTTTGAATGTTTTGGTAACAATTAATGAATATTTAAAAACTGACAAAAATCATGTCATCAACTATTTTTCTCTTGAAAAATACCCCATAAATGAATCCGAAGTTAAGGATTTAGCTTATTTTGAACTTTTTGATAACCCAGAGTTAAAAAATATTTATCAGAAAATTCATCTAGCAGATTGGGAAAAGCCAGTTGAAATCATTAGTGGATTCAACTTAAAAAAGATAGAATGTGATTTTTTTGATCTAAAGAACATAGATCTGCCTAAAATTAATCTTGTGTACTTTGACTGTTTCGGTGCAAGAGTACAGCCTGATCTATGGGAAAAACCTTTATTTGAAATGGTTTCTGACAAAATGGCCATTAATGGTTTATTAACAACTTACTCTTCTAAAGGAAGCGTAAGAAGAATTCTTCAGGAACTTAACTTTAATGTAGAAAAAAAGCAGGGACCTCCGGGGAAAAGAGAAATGATTAATGCCGTAAAACTATAG